ATGCAATCATCAATAGAAATCACAAAACAACTTAAATCAAATTGGGAAGAAATCAAAAAGAGTATAAGAATTGAGTCTGGAATCACAGATATTTCTTATAGAACCTGGATCGATCCTCTTACTGTATACGGAGTTAAGGACAATACTGTTATGATCCTTATTCCACAGGATAACCCGGTGGCTCTTTCTTATATCAGTAAGAACTACATTGATTTCTTCAAAGTATCTATCTCGGAATTCCTAGGAGAGATGGTCGATATTAATTTCATGTTGAACAAAGACATTATTAATAATGAAGAAACACATGAAGAAAAAAATGAAGTTAACGATCAATCCTCATATTTAGGCAATTCTAATGCAGAGCATTCAAATCTAAATCCTAAATATAGATTCGATACATTTGTAGTAGGTAGTAACAACAAATTTGCTCATTCAGCTTCACTTGCTGTAGCTGAATCACCCGGAATCTCTTATAATCCTCTTTTCCTATATGGAGGACCAGGACTTGGTAAGACTCACCTTATGCATTCAATCGGCCACTTTGTAATGGAACATAATCGAAGAGCCAAGGTATTGTATGTAACATCTGAGCAGTTTACCAATGAAGTTATTGAGTCTATCAGAAGTGGTAAGGCTGAGAGCATGTCCAAGCTGCGTGAGAAGTACAGAACAGTAGATGTACTCATGGTCGATGACGTTCAGTTTATTATAGGTAAAGAGTCAACACAGGAAGAGTTTTTCCACACCTTCAACGAACTCCATCAGGCCGGTAAACAGATCATTCTTTCATCTGATAAACCGCCTAAGGAAATGGAAACACTTGAAGAGAGATTCAGATCAAGATTCGAGATGGGTCTTATTGCAGATATACAGTCTCCTGACTATGAGACCAGAATGGCAATTCTGCAGAAGAATGCAGAGAACTATGGTAAACATATTGATGCAGAAGTAATTAATTATATTGCTACTAATATCAAATCAAACATTCGTGAGCTTGAGGGCGCATATAACAAGATCATCGCTTACTCAAGACTTAATAATGTTGATATTACTCTCGAGAACGCAATGGAAGCTCTTAAGGATATTATTTATCCTGATAAGTCCAAGGTTATTACTCCACAGCTTATTATCGACACAGTATGTGAGCAATATGGATCCAAGAAGGAAGATATTTTCTCCAAAAAGAGAAATTCCGAAATTGTTCTTCCACGACAGGTTATCATGTATCTTTGCAGAGAGCATACAGATGCTTCCTTGGAAGAAATAGGTAAGCTTCTTGGTAAAAAAGATCACACAACAGTTATGAGTGGAATCAACAAGATAAAAAAACAGATCAAGATTGATGAAGAACTCAACAAAAACCTGGATATAATAATGAAGAAACTAAATCCTTCATTATAATAAGTAATTCACAAAAAATAAAAAGTTATACACATTTGTGGATAACTATCTTGATAACTTGTGATTTAGTTGGGGATTAGCTGTGAATTAGGGTGGATTAACTTTTTTATATCTCATTTGTCAAAATTTGGCTTGTTTATAACTTTTTAATTTTCAACACTAATTTTTTTGTTTTCAACAACCAAAAATTTGTAAAAAAGCCGCATAAATTGTATAATAGAATAGGTTTTACACTTTTCAACAGCTATTATTAATTCTTTTATTATTTATTAATATTTATTTTATACATTTTGGCCAGTGAAGGGAGTATGTGGTTAAATGAAATTTGTGTGCTCTAAATCAAATCTAGTAAGTGGTCTGCAGATTGTTTCAAAAGCAGTTCCTTCCAAAACAACAATGTCTATTCTTGAATGCATACTAGTAGATGCAACAGAGGGCATTATCAAATTTATTGCTAACGATATGGAACTTGGTATACAGACTGTAGTAGAAGGTAACATTGTCGAGAGAGGTTATATAGCTTTAGATGCCAAGATATTTGTAGACATAGTAAGAAAACTCCCAGATAATGATGTAACTATTGAATCAGACAGCACTAATAAAGTTACTATCAGTTGTGAGAGAGCTAAGTTCAATCTTATTGGCAGAAAAGGTGATGATTTTACCTATCTTCCATCAATTGAGAAAATCGATGGCGTAACAGTATCACAGTATACTCTTAGAAATGTTATTCAGCAGACTATCTTTTCTATAGCAGAAAATGATGCTAACAAGATGATGGCAGGTGAACTCTTTGAAGTAGATGGAGAGAATTTAAAGCTTGTATCACTTGATGGTCATAGAATCTCTATTAGAAAAGTTAAGTTAAACGGTAGTTATCCTTACAAGAAAGTAATAGTTCCTGGTAAAACACTTGGTGAGATCAGTAAGATTCTCGGTGACAGTATCGAGAAAATGGTAAATATCTATTTTACAGATAAGCATGTTCTTTTTGAGTTCGATAAGACAACAGTTGTATCAAGACTCATTGAGGGTGAATACTTCAGTATTGATCAGATGCTTTCAAGCGATTATGAAACCAAGATCAGCATTAACAGAAAGGAATTCCTTGACTGTATAGACCGTGCTACTCTTCTGGTTAAAGAAGGCGACAAGAAGCCTGTTATCATCTCAGTTACAGATGGCAAGATAGAGCTTAAGATCAATTCTGCTATCGGTAGTATGGATGAAGAAATTGAAATAGATAAACAGGGTAAAGATCTTATGATTGGCTTCAATCCTAAGTTCCTCATTGATGCTCTTAGAGTTATTGATGATGAGCTGGTTGATATTTATATGGTCAATCCTAAGGCTCCGTGCTTTATCAGAGATAAGGAATCTACATACATTTATCTTGTACTTCCTGTAAACTTCACAACAGTAGACTGATCATAGTTCTACTGTTATGAGTTTATTTTGGATAAAATATTAGTTATAGGATTTTAGCAAAATGGAAACAATCAGATTACGTGAAGGTGATGATTTTATAAAGCTTGGTCAGGCTCTTAAAAAGGCTGGGCTTGAAGGTTCTGGTGTGGATGCCAAGAATGACATCCAGGCCGGACTTGTTAAGGTTAACGGAGAAGTTGAGGAAAGACGTGGCCGTAAACTGTATGATGGTGACATTTTTGAATACGATGGCACACAGGTTAAGATTGAAAAATGATTA
The sequence above is a segment of the Butyrivibrio proteoclasticus B316 genome. Coding sequences within it:
- the dnaA gene encoding chromosomal replication initiator protein DnaA is translated as MQSSIEITKQLKSNWEEIKKSIRIESGITDISYRTWIDPLTVYGVKDNTVMILIPQDNPVALSYISKNYIDFFKVSISEFLGEMVDINFMLNKDIINNEETHEEKNEVNDQSSYLGNSNAEHSNLNPKYRFDTFVVGSNNKFAHSASLAVAESPGISYNPLFLYGGPGLGKTHLMHSIGHFVMEHNRRAKVLYVTSEQFTNEVIESIRSGKAESMSKLREKYRTVDVLMVDDVQFIIGKESTQEEFFHTFNELHQAGKQIILSSDKPPKEMETLEERFRSRFEMGLIADIQSPDYETRMAILQKNAENYGKHIDAEVINYIATNIKSNIRELEGAYNKIIAYSRLNNVDITLENAMEALKDIIYPDKSKVITPQLIIDTVCEQYGSKKEDIFSKKRNSEIVLPRQVIMYLCREHTDASLEEIGKLLGKKDHTTVMSGINKIKKQIKIDEELNKNLDIIMKKLNPSL
- a CDS encoding RNA-binding S4 domain-containing protein — translated: METIRLREGDDFIKLGQALKKAGLEGSGVDAKNDIQAGLVKVNGEVEERRGRKLYDGDIFEYDGTQVKIEK
- the dnaN gene encoding DNA polymerase III subunit beta, with the protein product MKFVCSKSNLVSGLQIVSKAVPSKTTMSILECILVDATEGIIKFIANDMELGIQTVVEGNIVERGYIALDAKIFVDIVRKLPDNDVTIESDSTNKVTISCERAKFNLIGRKGDDFTYLPSIEKIDGVTVSQYTLRNVIQQTIFSIAENDANKMMAGELFEVDGENLKLVSLDGHRISIRKVKLNGSYPYKKVIVPGKTLGEISKILGDSIEKMVNIYFTDKHVLFEFDKTTVVSRLIEGEYFSIDQMLSSDYETKISINRKEFLDCIDRATLLVKEGDKKPVIISVTDGKIELKINSAIGSMDEEIEIDKQGKDLMIGFNPKFLIDALRVIDDELVDIYMVNPKAPCFIRDKESTYIYLVLPVNFTTVD